In the Methanococcoides methylutens genome, one interval contains:
- a CDS encoding zinc-ribbon domain-containing protein — translation MIEKHVKILILLSFLVLSLSAVGSASSTLDYGVVFSEGDSFWLEEGYVLNIIDIDPYNNYAQMSVTWNGYEVQNAIYYEGDYFYYDDGLISLEFEVLDIYSDSYVDYMDIDGLYIFYKDFPQGAIVLYSIPSGYDVYLDGYYQVTSDGYTLIQLNYLEPGYHAVTLESSGYEGMEGSFYVSSGEVQYYSVSDFSRSSSTDTDRIDPTLYDDYDDSSNGANGAGVLFLILAFIFVVLFLRGIIKARRRNKKSKISGTGGSRVTPSEKKDRYTKIASKPEPVPGEVIETKKASSMPMGASVGKAPSLPLKESSSIVVKSAFYYRGAVLQYKVKVENHTSEPIGDIRVNLFVPDVFLLKEAEKTISMLELGEGKTVTFEVRPTGECGDCKISAGIDYYDYNTKKRSHVDLEGKMVSVVCPVLHVSKIDEPSWRSVVTTLISAEEDSKDLEIPAENLFDISTRVLKDMNMYMIEPEITSTPSLFTGVARFYAEGVSGLKYASYVEVVGKRRSRLILRAWAEKEDALTGFYHKMLEEIEKRTDIKLFVDEGSMQYNIRTTNITDSLIQRSTIGSEAEVRKCPNCGKEVKDNAKFCEECGERLD, via the coding sequence TTGATAGAAAAACACGTGAAAATACTGATATTATTATCCTTTTTAGTCCTGTCATTATCCGCTGTTGGCAGTGCTTCGTCAACTCTGGACTATGGTGTTGTATTCTCAGAGGGTGATTCCTTCTGGTTGGAGGAAGGGTATGTTCTCAACATAATCGATATTGATCCATACAACAACTATGCGCAGATGTCTGTGACATGGAATGGCTATGAGGTCCAGAATGCCATCTACTATGAGGGGGACTATTTCTATTACGACGACGGTCTTATTTCCCTAGAATTTGAGGTATTGGACATATATTCGGATTCATATGTTGACTATATGGATATTGACGGTCTTTATATATTCTATAAGGACTTCCCTCAGGGTGCCATAGTGCTCTATTCCATCCCGTCGGGATATGATGTATATCTCGATGGTTATTATCAGGTTACAAGTGATGGATATACCTTGATACAGTTAAATTATCTGGAACCTGGTTATCATGCAGTAACACTGGAATCTTCAGGATATGAGGGTATGGAAGGCAGTTTCTATGTCTCATCAGGTGAGGTCCAGTACTATTCTGTCTCTGACTTTAGCAGGTCTTCATCTACTGATACTGATAGAATAGATCCCACATTGTATGACGATTACGATGATAGTAGCAATGGTGCTAATGGGGCCGGCGTCCTTTTTCTTATTCTGGCCTTCATCTTTGTGGTGCTATTTTTAAGAGGCATCATTAAGGCACGAAGGCGGAACAAGAAGTCCAAAATATCCGGAACCGGTGGTTCTAGAGTTACTCCATCCGAAAAGAAAGATCGTTACACGAAGATCGCCAGTAAGCCTGAGCCTGTTCCGGGGGAAGTTATTGAAACCAAAAAAGCTTCATCCATGCCAATGGGAGCAAGTGTCGGAAAAGCACCATCTTTGCCTTTGAAGGAAAGTAGTTCTATTGTGGTAAAATCTGCGTTCTATTACCGTGGTGCTGTTCTTCAGTATAAAGTAAAGGTCGAGAACCATACTTCTGAGCCGATAGGTGATATCAGAGTTAATCTTTTCGTACCTGATGTTTTCCTGCTAAAAGAGGCTGAGAAAACTATCTCTATGCTTGAACTCGGTGAAGGTAAGACAGTTACATTTGAGGTCCGTCCTACTGGTGAATGTGGTGATTGTAAGATCTCCGCAGGCATTGATTACTACGATTATAACACAAAGAAGCGTAGCCATGTTGATCTTGAAGGCAAGATGGTAAGCGTAGTGTGTCCGGTGCTTCATGTAAGCAAGATCGATGAACCTTCCTGGAGGTCGGTGGTTACTACCCTGATCTCGGCAGAAGAGGATTCCAAAGATCTTGAGATCCCCGCAGAGAACCTGTTCGATATTTCTACAAGGGTGCTCAAAGACATGAACATGTACATGATCGAGCCGGAGATAACGTCAACACCAAGTCTTTTTACGGGTGTTGCAAGGTTCTATGCTGAAGGTGTCAGCGGTCTGAAATATGCTTCCTACGTTGAAGTTGTGGGCAAGCGCAGATCACGTCTTATACTGAGGGCCTGGGCTGAAAAAGAAGATGCACTTACCGGTTTCTATCATAAGATGTTGGAAGAGATCGAAAAGAGGACTGACATCAAACTTTTCGTTGATGAGGGGTCCATGCAATACAACATAAGAACTACAAATATCACTGACAGCCTCATCCAGCGTTCTACTATCGGTTCGGAGGCAGAGGTCAGAAAGTGTCCAAATTGTGGAAAAGAAGTAAAGGATAATGCAAAGTTCTGTGAAGAATGTGGGGAAAGGCTGGACTGA
- a CDS encoding tetratricopeptide repeat protein produces MLEHLELVIKKKCAKRRTLLLPVLILLLFTLSTIPVSASPVTEWVASGNDMLEEGDYEGALDAFDYAISLHQTHPAAWLGKGDAYYSLGNYEEAIAAYDKALLYNPGSMDAYAGKADSLIRLGRYDEAWSIYDEATVMGDDDAQIWYRKGRILYEFGQYGDSLEAYDMSLSIDPGFVYSYSGKGYSLLEMNRYSEALDNFESAIELNEDYLVAWVGKGDALYGLGLYEESINAYDHVISADAGYVSAWSGKGYCLYEMGKYEESIDAFDGAISIEPGYVNALSGKGFSLFALGEYEQAIELFDEAIGSDPNYAKAWAGRGDSYSELGYPEEALSSYERSVEIFAGDVDVLYNLGRVLYDLGRYEEALAAFESALELEPEHSLALIGQGYTLHELGEHEEALESFDKALVVDPDHESALEGKTMVESQVKMGWLRSPLSIAVILIALSSIVIYFYYRNKKQGM; encoded by the coding sequence GTGTTAGAACATTTAGAATTGGTCATAAAGAAAAAATGTGCCAAAAGAAGAACGCTGCTTTTGCCAGTGTTAATTTTACTTTTATTTACATTATCAACGATTCCTGTAAGTGCTTCTCCTGTAACTGAATGGGTGGCAAGCGGGAATGATATGCTTGAAGAAGGAGATTATGAAGGTGCATTGGACGCATTCGACTATGCTATCAGTTTGCACCAGACACATCCGGCTGCATGGTTAGGTAAAGGGGATGCATACTATTCTCTCGGAAACTATGAGGAAGCAATCGCAGCTTATGACAAAGCACTCCTGTACAATCCGGGTTCTATGGATGCATATGCAGGTAAGGCAGATTCTCTCATAAGACTTGGAAGGTATGATGAAGCATGGTCTATTTATGATGAAGCAACGGTTATGGGTGATGACGATGCCCAGATCTGGTATAGAAAGGGTAGGATCCTTTACGAGTTTGGCCAGTATGGAGACTCCCTTGAAGCATACGACATGTCCTTATCAATTGATCCGGGTTTCGTGTATTCATATTCAGGCAAGGGCTATTCACTTCTTGAAATGAACAGGTATTCGGAAGCTCTCGATAACTTTGAATCGGCAATTGAGCTGAATGAGGATTATCTGGTTGCATGGGTAGGTAAGGGCGATGCTCTCTATGGTCTTGGACTTTATGAAGAATCTATTAATGCTTATGACCATGTGATCTCAGCAGATGCTGGATATGTTTCTGCTTGGTCCGGGAAAGGCTATTGTCTTTATGAGATGGGAAAATATGAAGAATCAATAGATGCTTTTGATGGGGCAATATCTATTGAGCCAGGGTATGTGAATGCGTTAAGTGGAAAAGGTTTCTCACTCTTTGCTCTTGGTGAATATGAACAGGCTATCGAACTATTCGATGAAGCAATAGGGTCAGACCCAAACTATGCAAAAGCATGGGCCGGCAGGGGGGATTCTTACTCCGAACTCGGTTACCCTGAAGAGGCACTGAGTTCCTATGAAAGGTCAGTTGAGATCTTTGCAGGGGATGTGGATGTTCTTTATAACCTGGGTCGTGTACTTTATGATCTTGGCAGATATGAAGAAGCATTAGCTGCCTTTGAATCAGCACTTGAGCTCGAGCCCGAACATTCCCTTGCACTTATCGGTCAGGGTTATACCTTGCATGAGCTTGGTGAGCATGAAGAGGCACTGGAATCATTCGATAAGGCACTGGTTGTTGATCCTGATCACGAAAGTGCCCTCGAAGGTAAGACCATGGTCGAGTCCCAGGTAAAGATGGGCTGGCTGAGAAGTCCACTTTCTATCGCAGTGATCCTGATAGCTTTATCTTCAATTGTGATCTATTTCTATTACAGGAATAAGAAGCAGGGTATGTAA
- a CDS encoding MATE family efflux transporter — protein sequence MHTKDVMLGNESIGNLIVKLSAPAIVGLLVQALYNLVDTIFVGRGLGEQSMLAIAGISVAFPVQILMMAIALGVGIGGSSIVSRALGKKDIIKAERTVANMVTLVVTVSVAFTILGLIFLDPMLKIFGASDIVLPFASEYTKYIVIGTTFFTFSAAMSNAIRAEGNTKFAMAIMLVSSITNIILDPLFIFEFGMGVKGAAIATVISQVVGCVMVVYYYASSMSRVDLIVSYMRPETGIMSETISIGMSEFVFNVVESALFLLFNQSLLIYGEDVAIAVFGIVIKVFMLTLMPIIGIKQGIQPIVGYNYGANEFARVKKTISLSNYIVTAMCIVSTVIVFLIPEQIMRVFSNDPQLIDMGITALKISFLMMPFIGYQVVTTALLQSLGKSKESLIVTLSRQIIFLPPLVIILPWFFGLNGIWISFPISDFLACVVAVLITKKEIAMMKH from the coding sequence ATGCATACTAAAGATGTAATGCTAGGTAACGAATCCATCGGCAACCTCATAGTCAAACTATCTGCACCCGCCATAGTAGGATTGCTTGTACAGGCGTTATACAACCTTGTAGACACGATCTTTGTCGGAAGGGGATTGGGAGAGCAAAGCATGCTGGCCATCGCCGGCATATCCGTGGCTTTCCCTGTACAGATCCTCATGATGGCGATCGCTCTGGGAGTTGGGATCGGAGGTTCGTCCATAGTCTCAAGGGCACTTGGCAAAAAAGACATAATAAAAGCTGAAAGAACCGTTGCTAATATGGTAACACTGGTAGTAACAGTCAGTGTAGCTTTTACGATTCTTGGCCTGATCTTTCTGGACCCCATGCTAAAGATCTTTGGTGCTTCTGATATCGTACTTCCTTTTGCCAGCGAGTACACGAAGTATATTGTCATTGGAACGACGTTCTTCACATTCTCTGCAGCCATGAGCAATGCTATCCGTGCAGAAGGAAATACAAAGTTTGCAATGGCTATAATGCTGGTTTCCAGCATTACGAACATCATTCTGGACCCCCTGTTCATCTTCGAGTTCGGAATGGGAGTAAAGGGAGCAGCGATTGCCACTGTGATCTCACAAGTTGTCGGCTGTGTCATGGTCGTCTATTATTATGCAAGCAGCATGAGCAGGGTGGACCTGATCGTATCCTACATGAGACCGGAGACCGGAATAATGTCTGAGACAATTTCCATCGGAATGTCAGAATTCGTGTTCAACGTGGTGGAAAGTGCACTCTTCCTTCTTTTCAACCAGAGTTTGCTGATATATGGAGAGGATGTAGCGATCGCAGTCTTTGGTATCGTCATCAAGGTATTCATGCTGACACTAATGCCAATCATCGGAATAAAACAGGGAATACAGCCGATCGTAGGATATAACTATGGAGCTAACGAGTTTGCAAGGGTAAAAAAGACGATCAGCCTATCAAATTATATCGTTACAGCAATGTGTATAGTAAGCACCGTAATAGTTTTCCTGATACCTGAGCAGATCATGCGTGTTTTCAGCAATGACCCGCAGCTCATCGACATGGGCATCACTGCCCTGAAGATCTCTTTCCTAATGATGCCGTTTATCGGCTACCAGGTGGTTACCACTGCACTCTTGCAATCACTGGGAAAATCAAAGGAATCGCTTATTGTGACACTCTCCAGGCAGATCATATTCCTTCCACCACTGGTGATCATATTGCCATGGTTCTTCGGCCTCAATGGGATATGGATCTCATTCCCGATCTCGGATTTCCTTGCCTGTGTGGTCGCAGTACTCATCACAAAGAAAGAGATCGCTATGATGAAGCATTAA
- a CDS encoding formylglycine-generating enzyme family protein, translated as MKNELGMDVPPFVCKKAEEKRCHQGVKYVYLDGNYGGELPVSSIGGKKATRFNKIDIANANKVHLGAGWVAFTSPLDADLNIPLDGISKQIIKPDTSSQSTSSLSPFNNTELHSMLPLGLKATDFEIKLHEATRMWRENEEKKRKQNAGDELLNELDGSEIPGLEDELLNELDGAEIPGLEDELLNELDGAEVPSLEDELLNELDGAEIPVLEDELLKELDGTEIPSLEDELLNELDGAEIPGLEDELLNELDGAEIPSLEDELLNELDGAEIPSLEDELLNELDGAGIPSLEDEVLKECDGTERKQLEEGNSHKEQAKTSKKEPEFDKLSKIHVNSAKSPFSDSQFHKVQGGPSKKRLSDGRLRKEQENTKRKHKDVVNPHKSMKVTLVKWLSIIIATWLVVSFIVIPLIDDSEAVPSQYLEALGKNSIVIASENSNDDIFKDEEVMSSQEIPENYINSIGMKFVLIHDGEFMMGSPDDEEGRYYYREGPVHEVMIGNDYYLGKYEVTQKQWAMVMGNNPSYVVGNNRPVEGISWDDAQEFVKKLNSLEGTDKYRLPSEAEWEYACRAGTNTKYYFGDDEADLHKYAWYGEDIYSVGHLNPNSWGLYDMHGNVYEFVQDEWHSGYEGAPKVGTAWDEGISDIRTLRSGSVNADPSTCRSASRTSIEADISLNNVGFRLVMDV; from the coding sequence ATGAAGAACGAACTTGGAATGGATGTTCCCCCTTTTGTATGCAAAAAAGCAGAAGAAAAGAGATGCCATCAGGGAGTTAAGTACGTTTATTTGGATGGAAATTACGGTGGTGAGCTTCCAGTATCAAGTATTGGTGGCAAGAAGGCTACACGCTTTAATAAAATTGATATTGCAAATGCAAATAAAGTTCATCTGGGGGCTGGCTGGGTTGCATTTACATCCCCCTTAGATGCTGATCTAAATATTCCTCTGGATGGAATCAGCAAACAGATCATAAAACCTGATACGAGTTCTCAATCTACTTCTTCGCTTTCCCCTTTTAATAACACTGAATTGCATTCTATGTTACCTCTGGGATTGAAAGCTACAGATTTTGAAATCAAACTGCATGAAGCAACAAGGATGTGGAGGGAAAATGAAGAGAAAAAGAGAAAACAAAATGCAGGGGATGAATTGCTGAATGAGTTGGATGGGTCAGAGATACCGGGTCTTGAAGATGAATTGCTGAATGAGTTGGATGGGGCAGAAATACCGGGTCTTGAAGATGAATTGCTGAATGAGTTAGATGGAGCAGAAGTACCGAGTCTTGAAGATGAATTGCTGAATGAGTTGGATGGGGCAGAAATACCGGTTCTTGAAGATGAATTGCTGAAAGAGTTGGATGGGACAGAAATACCAAGTCTTGAAGATGAATTGCTGAATGAGTTGGATGGAGCAGAAATACCGGGTCTTGAAGACGAATTGCTGAATGAGTTGGATGGGGCAGAAATACCGAGTCTTGAAGATGAATTGCTGAATGAGTTGGATGGAGCAGAAATACCGAGTCTTGAAGATGAATTGCTGAATGAGTTGGATGGGGCAGGAATACCGAGCCTTGAAGATGAAGTGCTGAAAGAGTGCGATGGTACAGAAAGAAAGCAGCTTGAAGAAGGAAATTCTCATAAAGAGCAGGCTAAAACTTCAAAAAAAGAGCCTGAATTCGATAAATTGAGCAAAATTCATGTTAATTCCGCAAAGAGTCCGTTTTCAGACTCCCAATTCCATAAAGTGCAGGGGGGACCATCAAAAAAGCGGCTTTCCGATGGTCGGTTACGGAAGGAACAGGAAAATACAAAGAGAAAGCATAAGGATGTTGTGAACCCTCATAAATCGATGAAAGTTACTCTGGTTAAATGGTTATCTATCATAATAGCAACCTGGCTTGTTGTTAGTTTCATTGTCATTCCTCTTATTGATGATTCGGAAGCAGTTCCCTCTCAATATCTGGAAGCCTTAGGCAAGAATTCAATTGTTATTGCATCTGAAAATAGTAATGATGATATTTTCAAAGATGAAGAAGTCATGAGTTCGCAGGAAATTCCTGAGAACTATATCAATTCCATTGGTATGAAGTTTGTACTGATTCATGATGGTGAGTTCATGATGGGTTCTCCTGATGATGAAGAAGGCAGGTACTACTATAGGGAGGGGCCTGTCCATGAAGTAATGATCGGAAATGATTACTATCTTGGCAAATACGAAGTTACCCAAAAGCAATGGGCTATGGTTATGGGCAATAATCCTTCTTATGTTGTAGGAAATAATCGGCCTGTTGAAGGAATTTCGTGGGATGATGCACAGGAATTTGTAAAAAAACTGAATTCACTGGAAGGCACGGATAAATATCGTCTTCCATCCGAAGCAGAGTGGGAATATGCCTGCAGGGCAGGCACAAACACCAAATATTACTTTGGGGACGATGAAGCTGATTTGCATAAGTATGCATGGTATGGAGAAGATATTTATTCAGTAGGGCATCTGAATCCCAATAGCTGGGGCCTTTATGATATGCATGGCAATGTCTATGAATTTGTTCAGGATGAATGGCATTCTGGCTATGAAGGTGCTCCGAAGGTTGGAACTGCCTGGGATGAGGGTATTTCTGATATCCGAACCCTGAGAAGTGGCAGTGTGAATGCAGATCCAAGTACCTGTCGTTCTGCCAGTCGTACATCTATCGAGGCTGATATTAGTTTAAACAATGTAGGATTCCGCCTTGTAATGGATGTTTGA
- a CDS encoding thioredoxin family protein, whose translation MQDELIAEATDNNWEQIVEKEPLPVVVMFYLTTCPHCKAIEPYFQEYASEFSKSCKFVRVDAEQSPWTAERYGVEGTPTFVFLCGGTFLQGLAGVSHPSALKSNIEDFIKHGATCASNITKLKYDISLYE comes from the coding sequence ATGCAAGATGAACTTATCGCAGAAGCAACTGATAATAATTGGGAACAAATAGTTGAAAAAGAACCATTGCCAGTAGTTGTAATGTTCTATCTTACTACATGTCCACACTGCAAGGCAATAGAACCTTATTTCCAGGAATATGCCAGTGAGTTCAGTAAATCCTGCAAATTTGTCAGGGTTGATGCAGAACAGAGTCCCTGGACTGCGGAAAGATATGGGGTAGAAGGGACGCCCACGTTCGTATTTCTTTGTGGGGGCACTTTTTTACAGGGTCTTGCCGGAGTATCTCATCCTTCAGCACTTAAAAGCAATATAGAGGATTTCATTAAACATGGGGCCACATGTGCCTCTAACATCACTAAATTGAAGTACGATATCTCTTTATATGAATGA
- a CDS encoding AMP-binding protein, with amino-acid sequence MLFTESTIGEFFEEKVRKDPDRDFIVYPDRNLRFSYQEFNERVDDLAKGLLSIGITKGDHVGIWARNVPDWLTFMFATAKIGAVLVTVNTAYKSHELAYVMKHSDMKALAIVDHFRDVDYVETVYELVPELKTCKRGNLKSEEYPKLESVIFIGQEKHRGMYNTAEMLLLGKHTDSDELDRIKTTLDCEDVINMQYTSGTTGFPKGVMLTHKNILNNGYYIGERQKFTQEDRLCLPVPLFHCFGIVLGVLATLTHGGTLVMIELFDPLLVLAAIQKEKCTALYGVPTMFIAEFSHPMFDMFDMSSLRTGIMAGSPCPIEAMKKVIDDMNCKDITIAYGLTEASPVFTQTSTDDAIDRRVSTVGTSMEYIEVKIVDPETGEIVKPNEQGEICCRGYNVMKGYYKMPEMTEKAIDKDGWLHSGDLATVDEDGYYRITGRIKDMIIRGGENIYPREIEEFLYTIDGIKDAQVVGIPDEKYGEIVGAFVILNDDSNLTPEDIRDHSLTKIARYKVPKHIFIVEEYPLTASGKVQKFKLRDMAVELLENKDK; translated from the coding sequence ATGCTATTTACTGAATCTACTATTGGTGAGTTCTTTGAGGAAAAGGTTAGAAAGGACCCGGACAGAGACTTTATTGTCTATCCTGACCGAAACCTCCGGTTTTCATACCAGGAATTCAACGAAAGGGTCGATGACCTTGCAAAAGGACTCTTGTCCATAGGGATCACAAAAGGTGACCATGTCGGCATATGGGCACGTAATGTGCCTGACTGGCTTACATTCATGTTTGCAACCGCAAAGATAGGAGCCGTACTTGTAACAGTTAATACGGCATACAAAAGCCATGAACTTGCCTATGTAATGAAGCATTCTGACATGAAGGCACTTGCAATTGTTGACCATTTCAGGGACGTTGATTACGTTGAGACCGTCTACGAACTGGTGCCTGAACTGAAGACCTGCAAGAGAGGAAACCTCAAGAGTGAGGAATACCCAAAACTTGAAAGTGTCATTTTCATAGGACAGGAAAAACACAGGGGTATGTACAACACCGCTGAAATGCTGCTTCTTGGAAAACACACCGACAGCGACGAACTGGATCGCATCAAAACTACCCTTGATTGTGAAGATGTCATCAACATGCAGTACACTTCAGGAACCACCGGTTTCCCCAAGGGTGTCATGCTCACACACAAAAATATCCTTAACAACGGATACTACATCGGTGAAAGGCAGAAGTTCACACAAGAGGACAGGCTTTGCCTCCCGGTACCACTTTTCCACTGTTTCGGTATCGTTCTCGGCGTTCTCGCAACCCTCACACATGGCGGAACTCTTGTAATGATAGAACTGTTCGATCCGCTTCTTGTACTGGCTGCGATACAAAAAGAGAAATGTACTGCACTCTACGGCGTCCCGACAATGTTCATCGCAGAGTTCTCACACCCAATGTTCGACATGTTCGACATGTCCTCCCTGAGGACTGGTATTATGGCAGGTTCCCCATGTCCGATCGAGGCCATGAAGAAGGTCATCGATGACATGAACTGTAAGGACATTACCATCGCTTACGGCCTGACAGAAGCATCACCTGTGTTCACCCAGACAAGTACCGATGATGCTATTGACCGTCGTGTGAGTACAGTAGGTACTTCAATGGAATACATTGAAGTCAAGATAGTGGACCCTGAGACCGGAGAGATCGTCAAGCCTAACGAACAGGGCGAGATATGCTGCCGCGGCTACAATGTTATGAAAGGCTACTATAAGATGCCTGAAATGACCGAAAAAGCCATTGATAAAGACGGCTGGCTGCACAGCGGTGACCTGGCAACAGTAGACGAGGACGGCTACTACCGCATTACTGGAAGAATAAAGGACATGATCATACGCGGTGGAGAGAATATCTACCCAAGGGAGATCGAAGAATTCCTCTATACAATTGATGGTATTAAGGATGCACAGGTAGTCGGTATCCCTGATGAAAAATACGGAGAGATAGTAGGTGCATTCGTGATCCTTAACGATGATTCAAATCTTACCCCCGAGGATATACGGGATCACAGCCTGACAAAGATCGCACGCTACAAGGTTCCAAAACATATCTTCATAGTTGAGGAGTATCCACTAACAGCCAGCGGTAAAGTTCAGAAGTTCAAGCTGCGGGACATGGCAGTGGAACTACTGGAAAACAAGGATAAGTAA
- a CDS encoding acyl-CoA thioesterase: MFVTTVTPRFGDIDGLGHVNNTVLPEWFELARNPLFRMFSPNLDLNHEKWNLIMARIDFDFLGEMFFDGDVEIRTYVQRIGNSSFTLLHEAWQKGELKTRGTAVIVHYDFINKKSVPLPDDIRGSLSEHLVAD; the protein is encoded by the coding sequence ATGTTCGTTACAACTGTGACACCGCGATTTGGCGATATCGATGGCCTTGGCCACGTAAATAACACCGTACTTCCGGAATGGTTCGAACTGGCAAGAAATCCCTTATTCAGGATGTTCAGCCCAAACCTTGACCTGAACCATGAAAAGTGGAACCTTATTATGGCAAGGATAGACTTTGACTTCCTTGGAGAGATGTTCTTTGACGGAGATGTTGAAATAAGGACATATGTCCAGAGAATAGGCAACAGTTCTTTCACATTGCTACATGAGGCCTGGCAGAAAGGAGAGCTAAAGACCAGGGGAACTGCCGTTATAGTACATTATGATTTCATCAACAAAAAGTCAGTTCCTTTACCAGACGACATCAGAGGATCATTAAGTGAACACCTCGTCGCAGATTGA
- a CDS encoding helix-turn-helix domain-containing protein → MTEKNSVGEKIRQFRENHEMTVEELAKESQSSVELIKKLEAGELIPSLTPLLKIARALGVRLGTFLDDMPQTGPVVVRNGASSNVVRFSGKSKRSEESALDFHSLAADKQDRNMEPFIIDVHPFKTAEEHELSSHEGEEFIYVLSGSIEVTYGKENYELSAGDSIYYDSVVPHDLHATESEARILAVVYTPI, encoded by the coding sequence TTGACAGAAAAAAACAGCGTCGGAGAGAAGATACGCCAGTTCCGTGAGAATCATGAGATGACCGTGGAAGAGCTGGCCAAAGAAAGTCAGAGCAGTGTGGAACTTATAAAGAAGCTTGAAGCAGGTGAGTTGATTCCATCATTGACGCCTCTTTTGAAGATCGCACGTGCACTGGGAGTACGCCTGGGCACATTCCTTGATGATATGCCACAGACAGGTCCTGTCGTAGTAAGAAATGGAGCTTCATCTAACGTAGTTCGCTTTTCCGGAAAATCCAAAAGATCAGAAGAAAGCGCACTGGATTTCCATTCCCTTGCGGCAGACAAGCAGGACAGGAACATGGAGCCATTCATCATTGATGTCCACCCCTTCAAAACCGCAGAGGAGCACGAACTGTCATCCCATGAGGGAGAGGAGTTCATCTACGTACTCAGCGGAAGCATCGAAGTGACATATGGAAAGGAAAACTACGAACTGTCCGCAGGTGACAGCATCTATTATGACTCCGTTGTGCCACATGACCTACATGCAACAGAAAGTGAAGCAAGGATACTGGCAGTAGTTTACACACCAATCTAA
- a CDS encoding cupredoxin domain-containing protein: MVGCIGDNGDEVPVDNETPVDVPVDENISEDGDVPVDENGDIIEPQTYIIRLGRLDRYTAIPNNLEVNRGDTVLWRNEMKERKLIFPIISEDGLWEEQRIAPGMQFNYTFTESGTYDFTVPPWNAMNHTVIVK; the protein is encoded by the coding sequence ATGGTAGGATGTATCGGGGACAATGGGGATGAAGTTCCTGTCGATAATGAAACTCCTGTAGATGTTCCTGTTGATGAGAACATCTCAGAGGATGGTGATGTTCCTGTTGATGAGAACGGAGATATCATAGAGCCTCAGACTTACATAATAAGGCTTGGAAGGTTGGACCGGTATACTGCCATTCCAAATAATCTTGAGGTCAACAGGGGCGATACTGTTCTCTGGAGAAACGAGATGAAGGAAAGGAAGCTAATATTCCCAATTATTAGTGAAGATGGCCTCTGGGAAGAGCAGAGGATTGCTCCCGGAATGCAATTCAACTACACCTTTACAGAGTCAGGAACCTATGATTTTACAGTTCCTCCATGGAACGCTATGAACCATACCGTTATTGTTAAATGA